One window from the genome of Garra rufa chromosome 1, GarRuf1.0, whole genome shotgun sequence encodes:
- the LOC141322183 gene encoding uncharacterized protein has translation MALKEESDVLNEMEEKDYDFIDGEKSFSCSQTEMISSRKITRKTERSYFTYQQSGKCFTQTESITRHMRVHTGEKPYVCPHCGNHFSLRKSLKTHVRIHTGEKPYTCKQCGKGFTQHGHLEIHMRVHTREKLYTCHQCGKSFNHRLTLKRHVSSHTGEKPYTCQQCGKSFTQKGSLTRHMKIHNGVQPYTCDQSGKSFDQHENLEVHRAAHKENCHTCSECGKCFRQKRHFEVHMRIHTGEKPFTCQQCGRSFNQKGNLDRHMRVHS, from the coding sequence atggcactgaaagaggagagtgatgtactgaatgaaatggaagagaaagattatGATTTCAtagatggagaaaaatcttttagttgttcacagactgaaaTGATTTCCTCAAGAAAAATCACTCGAAAAACAGAAAGAAGTTATTTCACTTACCAACAGAGTGGAAAGTGTTTCACTCAAACAGAAAGTATTacaagacacatgagagttcacacaggagagaaaccttatgtctGCCCACATTGTGGAAATCATTTCAGTCTTAGAAAAAGTCTTAAAACACATgttagaattcacactggagagaagccttacacttgcaaacagtgtggaaagggtttcactcAACATGGACACCTTGAAATccatatgagagttcacacaaGAGAGAAGCTTTATACCTGCcaccagtgtggaaagagtttcaatcataGACTAACTCTTAAAAGACATGTTTcatctcacactggagagaagccttatacctgccaacagtgtggaaagagtttcactcaaaaaggaagccttaccagacacatgaaaattcacaatggAGTGCAGCCTTACACGTGTGATCAGtctggaaagagttttgatcaacatgaaaaccttgaagtccatagGGCAGCTCATAAAGAGAATTGccacacatgctctgagtgtggaaagtgttttcgTCAAAAACGGCACtttgaagtccacatgagaatacacactggagagaagcctttcacctgccagcaatgtggaagaagtttcaaccaaaaaggaaaccttgacaggcacatgagagttcactcttga